A window of the Sporosarcina sp. FSL K6-2383 genome harbors these coding sequences:
- a CDS encoding methyl-accepting chemotaxis protein, protein MKKTNRIARKLSVLIIGLFLILFAAYSIVTSIILHNQSIQDAEEAAISNTELYASTMSDRFKKTNEMLHTTKHIFETLQAQGNLTADEIISVIENNLTNNSDATGMAAIFESGSIPIDSSVSSGLVDPSKRFIPYLYKDGDKVHVEALSGYEIEGEGDWYLVPKNEKRAILTEPYDYSAGGEIVPMTTISVPLLTKTGTFFGVLTTDISIDFLNELVDTIKPEGGYASIITDAGFLTANSLNEELNGTNMQDSFDWDTITNTLRQGEISTFYIDSNQLNENSFNAFAPVIVDQISDTWSVQTVVPKSKILETYNTILFLTIISAIIMVILMSAATFWFIFKQLKPLAYLRDSIETAAAGDLTKNVDEKYIQSDEIGEVALAYNNMLQRTNDAIHTVLDSSTQLNESSSQVSQVFEKVVASSQEVSLATDEIAHGASKQSEDTEETSHRIFDLSDQMDSLNDLSNNMNDLSKQTSSSTEIGMTEVRKLREHNVAANEMNEKVQQQIETLTAKIADINQVITSIHGITAQTNLLALNASIEAARAGEHGKGFAVVAEEVRKLAEQSSSETDVIQQTVQEILVESQQTVAVITANMQLMEDQNQSVTSTESSFIRNAELAQQMGGTIDELATKLADMMDHKDQALIAVQSVAAISEETAASAEEVSASSATQQTELERVAEATAHMHTIAQELQEVVNRFKLS, encoded by the coding sequence ATGAAAAAAACAAATCGAATAGCACGGAAACTATCTGTATTGATTATAGGGCTATTTTTGATTTTATTTGCGGCTTATTCAATTGTTACAAGTATCATTTTACATAATCAAAGTATTCAAGACGCGGAGGAAGCAGCAATTAGTAATACAGAGTTATACGCTTCCACAATGAGTGATCGCTTTAAAAAAACCAATGAAATGCTTCATACAACAAAACATATTTTTGAAACGTTACAGGCACAAGGGAATTTGACTGCCGATGAAATTATTAGCGTTATTGAAAATAACTTGACGAATAATTCGGATGCAACTGGGATGGCCGCTATTTTTGAAAGTGGGTCAATTCCAATCGACTCATCTGTTTCTAGTGGGTTAGTTGATCCGTCTAAACGTTTTATTCCTTATCTTTACAAGGATGGTGACAAAGTTCATGTCGAAGCGCTTAGTGGCTATGAAATTGAAGGCGAGGGGGATTGGTATTTAGTCCCTAAAAATGAAAAACGGGCAATTTTAACAGAGCCTTATGACTATAGTGCTGGCGGTGAAATCGTTCCTATGACAACGATTTCCGTACCATTGCTAACAAAGACAGGCACTTTTTTTGGTGTTTTAACAACAGATATTTCCATTGATTTTTTAAATGAGTTAGTCGACACGATAAAACCAGAAGGCGGATATGCCAGTATTATTACAGACGCTGGTTTTTTAACAGCCAATAGCTTAAACGAGGAATTGAATGGAACGAATATGCAAGATTCCTTTGATTGGGATACCATTACAAACACACTGCGCCAGGGAGAAATTTCAACATTTTACATCGATTCCAATCAGTTAAATGAAAACTCCTTTAATGCTTTTGCACCTGTAATAGTCGACCAGATTTCCGATACATGGTCGGTGCAAACCGTTGTCCCAAAATCTAAAATCTTAGAAACATATAATACTATTTTATTTTTGACTATTATTTCAGCTATCATCATGGTCATTCTCATGTCAGCTGCTACTTTCTGGTTCATCTTCAAACAATTGAAGCCGCTTGCTTATTTGCGTGATTCAATCGAGACGGCTGCAGCTGGCGATTTAACGAAAAATGTTGACGAAAAATATATTCAATCCGATGAAATTGGTGAGGTTGCACTTGCCTATAACAATATGCTTCAAAGAACTAATGACGCCATTCACACCGTTTTAGACTCTTCTACCCAATTGAATGAGTCATCGAGTCAAGTCAGTCAGGTTTTTGAAAAAGTTGTTGCATCGAGCCAGGAAGTATCATTGGCTACGGACGAAATTGCACACGGTGCATCCAAGCAATCAGAGGACACGGAAGAAACGAGCCACCGTATTTTCGACCTGTCGGACCAAATGGATTCTCTCAACGATCTGTCTAACAACATGAATGACTTGTCTAAACAAACAAGCTCATCGACTGAAATTGGGATGACAGAAGTTCGAAAGCTACGTGAACATAATGTCGCTGCCAATGAAATGAATGAGAAAGTACAACAGCAAATTGAGACGCTGACAGCTAAAATAGCGGATATTAACCAAGTTATCACGTCCATTCACGGCATAACGGCACAAACAAATTTATTGGCGCTCAATGCCAGTATTGAAGCCGCACGTGCAGGTGAACATGGCAAAGGCTTTGCTGTTGTCGCAGAAGAGGTACGGAAGCTAGCCGAGCAATCAAGCTCAGAAACCGATGTCATTCAGCAAACAGTTCAAGAAATATTAGTCGAATCTCAACAAACCGTTGCTGTCATTACAGCTAATATGCAATTGATGGAAGATCAAAATCAATCCGTAACGAGCACAGAATCTTCCTTTATCCGCAATGCGGAACTTGCGCAGCAAATGGGCGGAACGATCGATGAGTTAGCGACAAAACTTGCTGATATGATGGACCATAAAGATCAGGCATTAATAGCCGTTCAAAGCGTTGCCGCAATTTCAGAAGAAACCGCCGCTTCCGCCGAAGAAGTAAGCGCTTCTTCAGCTACACAGCAAACTGAGCTTGAAAGAGTCGCAGAGGCTACTGCACATATGCACACCATTGCGCAAGAACTGCAAGAAGTTGTAAATCGCTTTAAATTGTCATGA
- a CDS encoding methyl-accepting chemotaxis protein produces the protein MKTLRGTILVGFVVVLLLAAVLAVSGIRGINNLIETTENTTEEQLPILITDSRLAFNIADRVAKARGYILYGDMQYLEEFNLLTEESVGLQEELGRTTTSEEVKGLIATSIEWREIMTDQVFPAIMAGRQSEALRIDSEVAQPLARELMAGFDSLATHRQETILADGKEYVKAGYASQTMNYIIAILVILAGLVIASFMSRSISRPIVMVSGRMERMAEGIFNDEPLETKRKDEVGQQIHSINKMRESIQAILVDTLAISRQVNGRSSELTETSVVVSDSTNQIAATMEQLAAGSEAQANTASNMAEMVGTVFEDIQHANEAGTQVVASSRAILERTVSGNDMMESSVQQMNTIYGVVNDSVETIKQLDTQTKEISTLVTVISEIAGQTNLLALNAAIEAARAGEHGKGFAVVADEVKKLAEQVADSVNEITTIVNTVQEGSSSAVKALESGYTSVADGKQKVLDTGVVFEEISELATTMNEQTSVMSNDLRHLEEIGGKLTEGVTEVASIAEESAAGVQQTTASAEHSSHQVEAMRAGVTELSTLADQLEASVKRFAIEEQ, from the coding sequence ATGAAGACATTACGCGGAACTATATTAGTAGGTTTTGTGGTAGTGCTTTTATTAGCAGCCGTGTTGGCCGTAAGTGGAATAAGAGGAATTAACAATCTTATTGAAACGACAGAAAACACAACGGAAGAGCAATTACCGATACTTATCACCGATTCACGACTTGCATTTAATATTGCAGATCGTGTGGCGAAGGCTCGTGGTTATATTCTGTACGGGGATATGCAATATTTGGAGGAATTCAATTTATTGACAGAGGAAAGTGTTGGTCTTCAAGAAGAGCTAGGGCGCACAACTACCTCCGAGGAAGTAAAGGGCCTGATTGCTACAAGCATCGAATGGCGTGAAATAATGACGGATCAAGTATTTCCAGCGATAATGGCAGGGAGACAGTCGGAAGCACTTCGCATTGATAGTGAGGTTGCCCAGCCGCTTGCCCGTGAATTAATGGCGGGATTTGACAGTCTTGCAACCCATCGGCAAGAGACAATTCTTGCCGATGGGAAAGAGTATGTAAAAGCTGGTTATGCATCGCAGACCATGAATTACATAATCGCTATCTTAGTTATCTTAGCTGGTCTTGTAATCGCCTCCTTCATGTCACGGAGTATTTCTAGACCCATCGTAATGGTTTCAGGAAGAATGGAACGAATGGCTGAAGGGATATTCAATGATGAGCCTCTTGAAACTAAACGAAAAGATGAGGTTGGCCAGCAAATTCACTCCATAAATAAAATGAGAGAATCCATTCAAGCAATTTTAGTGGATACATTGGCGATTTCTCGTCAAGTGAATGGTAGGAGTTCAGAGTTGACTGAAACGTCCGTTGTTGTGAGCGACTCGACCAATCAAATAGCGGCAACGATGGAACAGCTTGCCGCCGGATCAGAGGCACAGGCGAATACAGCTTCTAATATGGCTGAAATGGTAGGAACTGTTTTTGAAGACATTCAACATGCGAATGAAGCTGGAACGCAGGTTGTAGCATCGTCACGCGCAATCTTAGAACGGACAGTAAGTGGTAATGACATGATGGAAAGTTCCGTTCAACAAATGAATACCATTTATGGCGTAGTGAATGACTCTGTCGAAACGATTAAGCAATTGGATACTCAGACAAAAGAGATTTCTACGCTCGTTACAGTCATCAGTGAAATTGCAGGTCAAACGAACTTACTTGCACTTAACGCTGCTATCGAGGCGGCACGTGCAGGCGAGCACGGCAAAGGATTTGCTGTTGTGGCGGATGAAGTGAAAAAGCTTGCGGAACAGGTTGCTGATTCTGTCAATGAGATTACGACCATCGTCAACACGGTTCAAGAAGGATCGTCTAGTGCTGTCAAAGCACTTGAAAGTGGCTATACGAGTGTGGCAGATGGTAAACAAAAGGTACTAGATACCGGTGTTGTATTCGAGGAAATTTCAGAGCTTGCGACAACGATGAATGAACAGACGAGTGTCATGTCAAATGATCTTCGTCATCTCGAAGAGATCGGTGGTAAATTGACAGAAGGCGTGACGGAAGTCGCCTCTATCGCAGAGGAATCTGCCGCAGGCGTTCAGCAAACAACGGCTTCGGCGGAACACTCATCGCACCAAGTAGAAGCAATGAGGGCAGGCGTGACAGAACTCTCCACTCTCGCTGATCAGCTAGAAGCATCCGTTAAACGATTTGCTATCGAAGAACAATAA
- a CDS encoding accessory Sec system S-layer assembly protein, which produces MKLFSFFKQAEKTGKDSIIGSEEIIDGVNVSSNTDEVETTLSLHPEWDVPQEQDYVFRFLSNELEPLKPNQISLSGIDIDVESANGSWLVKAFFRSSLDQQISVGPIELMLLDGEGNTLASDEFDLSELGDIPARSARPWVFVFTKENIFAEQPPVENWKLAFNVQSMVPHKLELEQAWEDGLTDEQKEGLATVVEGLPKLKPREVNISGFQVKKQEDGGIAASVFIRNGHSKQINIEKLPLELIDAVGDLVATGTFELAPLSVKANTSKPWTFIYPKELTQKTEPDLSRWTVRVPQQNA; this is translated from the coding sequence ATGAAACTTTTTTCTTTTTTTAAGCAAGCTGAAAAGACAGGTAAGGATAGCATAATCGGTTCTGAAGAAATCATTGACGGTGTAAATGTTTCAAGTAATACAGATGAGGTCGAAACAACTCTTTCACTTCATCCAGAATGGGACGTGCCACAGGAGCAGGACTACGTTTTCCGCTTCCTATCTAATGAGCTCGAACCATTGAAACCTAATCAGATTTCCCTTTCTGGAATTGATATTGATGTTGAATCAGCAAATGGTAGCTGGCTCGTTAAGGCATTTTTCCGCTCCTCTCTTGATCAACAGATTTCTGTTGGCCCAATCGAGTTAATGCTCCTCGACGGTGAAGGAAATACACTCGCTTCTGATGAGTTCGATTTATCGGAACTTGGCGATATTCCAGCACGCAGTGCAAGACCATGGGTATTCGTCTTTACAAAAGAAAATATTTTTGCTGAACAACCTCCGGTAGAAAACTGGAAGCTTGCTTTCAACGTTCAGTCGATGGTGCCACATAAACTGGAATTGGAACAGGCATGGGAAGACGGCTTGACGGATGAGCAAAAAGAAGGACTCGCAACAGTCGTTGAAGGGCTGCCGAAATTGAAGCCACGGGAAGTAAATATTAGCGGGTTCCAAGTGAAGAAACAAGAGGATGGTGGCATTGCTGCTTCCGTTTTCATCCGTAACGGTCACTCGAAACAAATTAATATTGAAAAGTTACCACTTGAGCTTATTGATGCGGTTGGAGATCTTGTTGCTACCGGAACATTTGAGCTTGCTCCATTATCTGTCAAAGCAAACACGTCTAAACCATGGACGTTTATCTATCCAAAGGAATTGACCCAAAAGACAGAGCCAGACTTGTCACGTTGGACAGTTCGTGTACCACAACAAAATGCGTAA
- a CDS encoding NAD(P)-dependent oxidoreductase: MRNLIIETPSMPGNFAKVAMAIGQLEGDIGDIQTIKVGTLSTIRDIAIQCLNEEHLLKIVEAINRIGEGISVQAVTDDVLQAHEGGKIHMKGRFEIRSLGDLRRVYTPGVANVCEVIKNDPEQAKYFTGISNTVAIVTDGTAILGLGNIGPVAGMPVMEGKAVLFDQFAGISGIPILLDTSDPDQVVETVKHISKSFGGILLEDIGSPHCFEIEERLKAELSIPVMHDDQHGTAVVTLASVLSACRQSGVELADSVVGQVGLGAAGLAISRVLMAYGVKEMRGVDRNGEACERLVRYGGTVIDSLEELMETCDIIVATTGVAGLIKPEMVRKGQIILALSNPSAEIAPEEALKAGAAFAADGRLVNNILGFPGIFRGVLNAYAKEITYPMLIAAALAIVDSTKPGDLVPHPLDPNVHQNVAAAVERIANDGK, from the coding sequence ATGCGCAATCTTATTATCGAAACGCCTTCAATGCCAGGTAATTTTGCCAAAGTAGCTATGGCTATCGGGCAATTAGAAGGAGATATAGGTGATATTCAAACGATTAAGGTCGGAACATTATCGACAATCCGTGATATTGCCATCCAGTGTTTGAATGAAGAGCATTTGTTGAAAATTGTAGAAGCAATCAATCGGATTGGGGAGGGAATTAGCGTCCAGGCTGTAACGGATGATGTTCTGCAAGCCCATGAAGGTGGAAAAATTCATATGAAAGGACGATTTGAAATCCGTTCATTAGGAGATTTACGCCGCGTCTATACACCAGGCGTTGCCAACGTTTGCGAAGTCATTAAAAATGATCCTGAACAGGCAAAATATTTCACGGGGATTTCGAATACCGTAGCCATTGTGACGGATGGGACTGCGATTCTAGGTCTTGGCAATATCGGCCCTGTCGCAGGAATGCCTGTTATGGAAGGAAAGGCTGTGCTATTCGACCAGTTTGCTGGGATAAGTGGAATTCCGATTTTGTTAGATACGAGTGACCCCGATCAAGTTGTTGAGACCGTGAAGCATATTTCTAAAAGCTTTGGTGGTATTTTACTTGAAGATATCGGATCACCGCATTGCTTTGAAATCGAAGAGCGCTTGAAGGCGGAGCTGTCGATTCCGGTCATGCATGACGACCAGCATGGGACTGCTGTCGTAACACTCGCTTCCGTTCTATCCGCTTGTAGGCAATCGGGTGTCGAGCTTGCTGACTCAGTTGTTGGTCAAGTCGGTCTTGGCGCAGCAGGACTTGCTATCAGTCGTGTGCTGATGGCTTATGGCGTAAAAGAAATGCGTGGTGTTGATCGCAATGGGGAAGCATGTGAACGGCTTGTTCGATACGGTGGAACGGTCATAGATTCGTTGGAGGAACTAATGGAGACATGTGATATTATTGTTGCAACGACAGGTGTTGCAGGACTTATTAAACCAGAAATGGTACGCAAAGGACAAATCATTTTGGCTTTATCTAATCCAAGTGCTGAAATTGCACCGGAAGAGGCGCTAAAAGCAGGCGCAGCCTTTGCAGCAGACGGTCGTCTCGTCAATAATATTTTAGGGTTCCCAGGTATTTTCCGTGGTGTACTCAATGCCTATGCGAAAGAAATTACCTACCCGATGCTCATTGCAGCGGCGCTAGCTATCGTCGACAGTACAAAACCTGGCGATCTCGTGCCACACCCCCTTGACCCAAACGTCCACCAAAACGTAGCAGCAGCAGTAGAACGCATAGCGAATGACGGTAAATAA
- a CDS encoding cytochrome c oxidase subunit 2A: MGKGNPKQQQSNHTEMDAEVSLKGTFISVMLVGIFILISWFGLYALFLSR; the protein is encoded by the coding sequence ATGGGGAAAGGAAATCCAAAGCAGCAACAGTCCAATCATACCGAAATGGATGCCGAAGTTAGTTTAAAAGGTACTTTTATCTCTGTTATGTTGGTCGGTATTTTCATTCTAATCTCTTGGTTCGGGCTGTACGCACTATTTCTATCTAGATAA
- a CDS encoding C40 family peptidase — MKNIVKLHKSAIIIVMALLLFIAPFTGQAEASAATDLTKTAKSLIGVKYSYGGSSTKGFDCSGYINYVFKAHDINVSRSSSSLYASGEAVNKANLETGDLVFFNTTGKGVSHVGMYIGNGEFAHASTSRGVRIDKLNDPYYWGSRYIGAKRVANFDAVASLN; from the coding sequence ATGAAAAATATAGTTAAGTTACACAAATCAGCTATAATCATTGTAATGGCACTACTGTTATTTATTGCCCCTTTCACTGGACAAGCGGAAGCATCGGCAGCAACTGATCTTACAAAAACTGCAAAAAGCCTAATTGGTGTTAAGTATAGTTATGGTGGTTCATCTACAAAAGGATTCGACTGCTCAGGATATATTAATTACGTTTTTAAAGCACATGACATTAATGTTTCACGTTCATCTTCTAGTTTGTACGCATCAGGAGAGGCAGTTAATAAGGCAAACTTGGAGACTGGCGACCTCGTATTTTTTAATACAACTGGAAAAGGCGTTTCACATGTGGGTATGTACATAGGTAATGGTGAATTCGCACACGCATCTACTTCAAGAGGTGTTCGCATTGATAAGCTAAACGACCCTTACTACTGGGGTAGCCGTTATATTGGCGCTAAGCGCGTTGCAAATTTTGATGCAGTTGCTTCACTTAACTAA
- a CDS encoding cytochrome B5 yields MHLHKYEKIWLTLGVGSLALFLVIIGFAAFWKGTHPQSHIEIIDPQNVEAHDSFKPENLGLREVADGKYIVNIVASAFNYDLGKDADGNPVKTIRVPKGSTVLYQITTTDVVHGFNVAGTNVNMMVEPGHISRYEAVLKNAGEFTIVCNEYCGIGHHIMYGTVEVYE; encoded by the coding sequence ATGCATTTGCACAAGTACGAAAAAATTTGGCTCACTCTTGGGGTAGGGTCACTCGCATTATTTTTAGTTATTATAGGGTTTGCTGCATTTTGGAAAGGCACACATCCGCAAAGTCATATTGAAATTATTGATCCACAAAATGTGGAAGCACATGATTCATTCAAACCAGAAAACCTTGGGCTCCGTGAGGTTGCTGACGGGAAATATATCGTTAATATTGTCGCTTCTGCATTCAACTATGATCTGGGGAAAGATGCTGACGGGAATCCAGTGAAAACAATTCGCGTACCTAAAGGATCTACTGTTCTTTATCAAATTACGACAACAGACGTTGTCCACGGTTTCAACGTTGCTGGAACAAACGTCAACATGATGGTCGAACCCGGTCACATCAGTCGTTATGAGGCAGTTCTGAAAAACGCTGGTGAGTTTACAATCGTCTGTAACGAATACTGCGGTATCGGTCACCACATTATGTACGGAACAGTGGAGGTGTATGAATAA
- a CDS encoding b(o/a)3-type cytochrome-c oxidase subunit 1, with amino-acid sequence MATNELSISKKDSKLYMSFMYVTYISLLIGGLMGLLQTLVRSGKYTLPFNIDYYTILTVHGVILGLVLTTFFIIGFQFSLMGKTVGISDKQRKVAWLAFWVMVIGTTMTAITILVGEASVLYTFYAPLRAHPAFYFGLTFVIVGSWIAAFVNFRQLYVWKKAHKGEKSPLLAFMVIINMLMWFIASLGVASAVIIQFIPWSLGYAETINVLLSRTLFWYFGHPLVYFWLLPAYMAWYAIIPKIIGGKLFSDSLARLAFILLLMFSIPVGFHHQLTEPGIDPTWKFIQVVLTFMVIIPSLMTAFSIFATFEEAGRRKGYKSLFGWFKKLPWKDVRFLAPFIGMLAFIPGGAGGIINASYQMNALVHNTIYITGHFHLTAATTVILTFFGITYWLVPHLTGRRLTPKLNKLGIIQTYIWTIGMTIMSGSMHIQGLLGGPRRSNFSEYAGGDQVATWISYQVAQAVGGTILFIGIILMVYIFIQLTFFAPRGVEEFPIAEEATNAQPTPKFLENWYLWIGITIALILFAYTIPIIDILKHSPPGSIPFDWPIGR; translated from the coding sequence ATGGCTACGAATGAGCTCTCAATATCAAAAAAAGATTCTAAGTTATACATGTCATTTATGTACGTTACGTACATATCATTATTGATTGGTGGTCTAATGGGTCTTTTACAGACGCTTGTCCGTTCCGGTAAATATACATTACCATTTAACATTGATTACTATACGATTTTAACGGTACATGGTGTCATTCTCGGTCTTGTTTTGACGACGTTCTTCATTATCGGATTCCAATTCTCACTGATGGGGAAAACAGTTGGGATTTCTGATAAACAGAGGAAAGTTGCCTGGTTAGCTTTCTGGGTAATGGTAATCGGTACGACTATGACTGCGATTACAATTCTCGTAGGTGAGGCATCTGTTCTCTATACGTTTTACGCACCACTGCGTGCACATCCTGCATTCTATTTTGGCCTGACATTTGTAATCGTCGGTAGCTGGATTGCCGCATTCGTTAACTTTCGTCAGCTCTATGTATGGAAAAAGGCACACAAGGGTGAAAAATCACCATTACTAGCCTTTATGGTTATCATTAATATGCTTATGTGGTTCATCGCCTCACTTGGGGTAGCTTCTGCCGTTATTATTCAGTTCATCCCTTGGTCACTTGGGTATGCTGAAACGATTAACGTGCTATTAAGTCGTACGTTGTTCTGGTATTTCGGTCACCCGCTTGTTTATTTCTGGTTGCTTCCTGCTTATATGGCTTGGTATGCAATCATCCCGAAAATTATCGGTGGAAAGTTATTCAGTGATTCACTTGCCCGACTAGCTTTCATTCTATTACTGATGTTCTCCATTCCAGTAGGTTTCCATCACCAATTAACTGAGCCCGGTATTGATCCTACATGGAAATTCATTCAAGTCGTCTTGACGTTCATGGTTATTATTCCATCACTGATGACTGCATTCTCGATTTTTGCAACATTTGAAGAAGCTGGTCGTAGAAAAGGCTATAAGAGTCTATTTGGCTGGTTTAAGAAGTTACCGTGGAAAGATGTTCGTTTCCTTGCTCCGTTTATCGGTATGTTAGCATTCATCCCCGGGGGTGCGGGTGGTATTATTAACGCCTCTTATCAAATGAATGCACTTGTTCATAATACGATTTACATTACTGGGCATTTCCATTTAACAGCTGCAACAACCGTTATTTTAACATTCTTCGGAATTACGTATTGGCTTGTGCCTCATTTGACAGGTAGAAGATTGACACCGAAGTTGAATAAGCTCGGAATTATTCAGACGTATATTTGGACGATTGGTATGACAATTATGTCTGGCTCCATGCATATTCAAGGGTTGCTAGGCGGACCGCGTCGCTCGAACTTCTCTGAGTATGCTGGCGGCGACCAAGTTGCGACTTGGATTAGTTACCAGGTTGCACAAGCAGTCGGTGGAACAATCCTGTTCATCGGGATTATTTTAATGGTGTATATTTTCATCCAATTGACGTTCTTTGCACCACGTGGTGTGGAGGAATTCCCAATTGCAGAGGAAGCTACAAATGCACAGCCTACACCTAAGTTTCTTGAGAACTGGTATTTATGGATCGGGATTACGATTGCGCTCATTCTGTTTGCCTATACAATTCCAATCATTGATATTTTGAAACACTCACCTCCAGGCTCAATTCCATTTGATTGGCCGATTGGTAGATAA